A region of the bacterium genome:
CGAATTTAATTTTTTTTGTAATTAGATTATCATATATTCCTTTTATTTTATCAATCATTGTTTCTATGCGAAATGCCGGATCCACAAGTTTTCTGCCATTTATGCCCATTTTCTCTGCTTTTTCTGCATCATTTAGCAAATCTATTACTCTATCTGATAGTCCTTTAATATCTTTAGGCCTAACAAGATAACCTGTGTAGCCCTTATGCACTAATTCCCTGGCTCCATCAATATCAAAGCTCACTACAGGTTTGGACATTGCCATTGCCTGAGGTATAACTCTTGCTAACCCTTCTCTTAATGAAGTATGTACAACTACATCCATTGCAGCAATAAATCTTGGAACATCATCATGCGGGACAAGTCCAGCAAAAATAAATCTATCTTTTAATCCCATTTGCCTAACCCTGTGTTCTAATTGTTCCCTTAAAATTCCGTCTCCTACAATTAAAAAATATACATTCTGCACGCACTCCGAAATATATTTCGATGCGCTGACAAAATATTCATAGCCCTTTAAAGGGAAAAGTCTTGCTACTTTACCTACAACCTTAGCGTCAGGAGACAAGCCGATATTTCTTTTTGCTTGACGGGAATTCGTTCTCTCATCTATAAACTTATCTAACTCCATACCGCTATAAACCGTTCCATATCCATAAACAGGTTTTATGCCTGCAGCCTGCGCTTTTTGAGCCATACTTTCGCAGACAGTAATTATCTTATCTGTGTATTTTCCGGCCAATCTCTCCAAGCGGATATAAATAAAGTTTAGAAACCTGCTCTGATACGGATGAAACGGCAAACCATGTATTGTATGTATGATTACACCGCGTCCTGCTAGTTTTGCTGCAAGTCTTCCAATGATACCTGCTTTTGAGGAATGCGTATGTACTATATCAAAATCATTCATCCTTATTAATTTATATAAAGATAAAAAAGCGCTTATGTCTCTAAAGGGATTTATATTCCTTGTCAGTCCGTTAATGGTTACTAAATTTACTCCGGATTCTTTTGCCTTGCTCACGAGACTTCCTTCAGGGCCTGTGGTAAGGCCTGAAGCTAATGTAACATCATAGGCAGGGTCATTCATCAATCCTTCTACTGTGTACAGTGTATTTTCCTGCGCCCCACCCAGAATCAGGCGTGTAATTATGTGGAGAACCTTTACTTTTTCCATAACAATCTATCTATTCCTATTGATGCCAGCACAATAACAGCAGGCATTAGGGGAAGTCTGAATCTCATAGTACCGTAGAATACCATACAAAAAATGCCAGTATATACTATAAGGCAGTACAAAGGTAAAACAAGTTTCCAGTTTCGTATACTCAAAAATATTCCAATAAGAAAAAATGGAAGGATCAATCCATAAAAAAATATGCTTATTAATTTGTATTTTATGTTGGTGAAGCCGGATGTCCAATAAGGAAAAACCCTCCACAATCTCCCAGCTTTTTTTACACTCATTTTAAGAAAAGTCACAGGGTTGTGTCTTATAAACTCCAACCCTTTCTTAAACATGTATTTAGATGCTTCAACTTCTTCCATGCTTCCTGTCTCTTCCGGCTCTATAAAATCAACGTGTCTAATGCACCCGCCAGTTTTATTCATCGGGTTATTCCCGCTGTAAAAAACTCGCCCTGCTTCAGTAGTAATAGGAATAATTTTCTCAAAAACAATATAGTTTCTTATAGTCCAGGGCAATATTACTAAAAACATAGTTACTAAAATTATGGCACTGCCTTTAAGTCTGCGTTTAGGCACCCAAAAATAGCACATTAAAAAAAACAGTCCAAATCCCATTGCAATAGGTCTTGTAAGCGCTGAAAGTCCCAAAAATATACCCGCTAATAATGAGTCTTGATAGGAACCTCTTTTTACAAATCTGATTAAATATAATAAGGATAAACAGGAAAGAAAAACAAACAAAGTCTCTGTAAGAACATATGCGCTATAGAAAACATAAAAAGGATAAAATACGGAAATGTATGCCGACACTATCGCAACTCTCTTAGTGGCAATCTCTTTGCCAATTAAATAGGTAATAACAGGAACTAGAGAACTTATACAAACTTGAAAAATTCTTGCCGGCCAGTAACCTTGTCCAAAAAACTTAAAAATTCCGGCAAGAATAAATGGAAAAAGTGGAGCTCTGTTTGCTAGAAGGTTTGAATCAGGCAACATGTTGAATCCACTACCAGAGGCAACGTTTTTTGCAATCAGAATGTATTGAGCCGCATCGCCAAAAAGAGAATGCTCAATGTGCATTATGTGCTGAGAAAAGAAATAGAGATATATAAATCTGACAATAAAAGAAAAGAGGAAAATAAACAGAATCACTTGAACCTCTTTAAAAGCCCACTCACAAATCCGAAAGCATATGAAAAATGAGTTAGAATTATCCCAGTAAATATTGTTATTCTTTTTTTTATGCTCCCATTAGTAGCAGTAAGCAGAAGTAAAAAATAAAGAAGAGTAAAAGATATATAAATCCATTTTAGTAACGAGCTAAATAGTAAAGAGAAAGCTCCTGCTGAAATAAATGCAAGAAAGAATACAGGAATAAAGTAATATAGCTTATCAAAGGTAAAGTCCCTCTTAATAACGCCTGCTTTATCCTGTCCGTATCTCCAAAACTGTCTCGCATGAGGCAAGAACAATGGCCTTCTATGATGATATACTATTACAGAAGGTGAATATAATATCTTCATATTCTTCTTCCTTATACGAAAGCACAAATCAGCATCCTCAGCTGTAAGAAATCTTTTATTAAACCCTCCTATATCTTCCAATATCTTCTTTCTTGCAAAAAAATTACAAGAAGGAAGTTCCAGACAGAAATGTCTATTGCCTGTTTTATATCTGTCTGCAAATTTACCTGAGCAGATTTTTTTTGCGAGAATCTCTCCGCTTAATTTTTGATAAAAGCTGTCTTGTGCAGGAGTCAAATTCGGCCCACCAAGTACACCTATAGATGTGTCATCTAATAAAGGCATAGCATTCTTCAACCAGTTTTCATCAGGATATGCATCAGAATCCAAGAATGCACATATGTCCCCTTTTGCATTCTTTATACCTATGTTTTTTTTCTCAGCAGGTGTGACATTTCCTGTTGAAATAATGTCAATTCCCTCTATAGAGGTTTTTGGCTTCTTATCTGGCAATAATATTATCTCAAAGTTTTCATAATCTAATTTTTTGCTCGCATCAATACATTCAAGAGCATATTTGTTAAGCTCTCCTGCAGGAACTATTATTGATACAAAGAGTTGCTTAATCCCCATTCCTTTTATTATATCTCCCTCTTTTTTTATTTATCTTTAGCTTAATAAGTTCCATCAAGATGTTTGGAGCATCAGCAATACTTAACTTACTCCCTTCTTTATCATTCCATATTACAGGTACTTCTTTTACAGTGTATCTATTTTTTTGTGCAAGAAGTAGAAGTTCGATATCAAAGCAATATCCATAAAGTGTCTGTTCTTTGCAAATTGTTTTAGCTACATTAGCTTTGAATCCTTTAAACCCGCATTGAGTATCCAAAAAATCATGTGTTATAAATCCCTTAACAATGCTGTTGAAAAATCTCCCAACCCCCTCTCTTAACTTAGGCTGTGAGGTTTCTATCTCTGCTCCTTTTGCTGCTCTTGAGCCTATGACTATATCTACTCCTTCTTTTAATTCCTTAATTATCAAACATATATGCTCAGGTCTGACAG
Encoded here:
- a CDS encoding glycosyltransferase family 4 protein codes for the protein MEKVKVLHIITRLILGGAQENTLYTVEGLMNDPAYDVTLASGLTTGPEGSLVSKAKESGVNLVTINGLTRNINPFRDISAFLSLYKLIRMNDFDIVHTHSSKAGIIGRLAAKLAGRGVIIHTIHGLPFHPYQSRFLNFIYIRLERLAGKYTDKIITVCESMAQKAQAAGIKPVYGYGTVYSGMELDKFIDERTNSRQAKRNIGLSPDAKVVGKVARLFPLKGYEYFVSASKYISECVQNVYFLIVGDGILREQLEHRVRQMGLKDRFIFAGLVPHDDVPRFIAAMDVVVHTSLREGLARVIPQAMAMSKPVVSFDIDGARELVHKGYTGYLVRPKDIKGLSDRVIDLLNDAEKAEKMGINGRKLVDPAFRIETMIDKIKGIYDNLITKKIKFEARSTKYETISNDQSTND
- a CDS encoding glycosyltransferase family 39 protein yields the protein MILFIFLFSFIVRFIYLYFFSQHIMHIEHSLFGDAAQYILIAKNVASGSGFNMLPDSNLLANRAPLFPFILAGIFKFFGQGYWPARIFQVCISSLVPVITYLIGKEIATKRVAIVSAYISVFYPFYVFYSAYVLTETLFVFLSCLSLLYLIRFVKRGSYQDSLLAGIFLGLSALTRPIAMGFGLFFLMCYFWVPKRRLKGSAIILVTMFLVILPWTIRNYIVFEKIIPITTEAGRVFYSGNNPMNKTGGCIRHVDFIEPEETGSMEEVEASKYMFKKGLEFIRHNPVTFLKMSVKKAGRLWRVFPYWTSGFTNIKYKLISIFFYGLILPFFLIGIFLSIRNWKLVLPLYCLIVYTGIFCMVFYGTMRFRLPLMPAVIVLASIGIDRLLWKK
- a CDS encoding glycosyltransferase, with amino-acid sequence MGIKQLFVSIIVPAGELNKYALECIDASKKLDYENFEIILLPDKKPKTSIEGIDIISTGNVTPAEKKNIGIKNAKGDICAFLDSDAYPDENWLKNAMPLLDDTSIGVLGGPNLTPAQDSFYQKLSGEILAKKICSGKFADRYKTGNRHFCLELPSCNFFARKKILEDIGGFNKRFLTAEDADLCFRIRKKNMKILYSPSVIVYHHRRPLFLPHARQFWRYGQDKAGVIKRDFTFDKLYYFIPVFFLAFISAGAFSLLFSSLLKWIYISFTLLYFLLLLTATNGSIKKRITIFTGIILTHFSYAFGFVSGLLKRFK
- a CDS encoding glycosyltransferase family 2 protein, translated to MKRNKAVLLSLIIPAYNEEIRISNTLDEFIEYLTKQDYAYEIIIVDDGSTDNTENLLINYSTKYSFIKTIRNLKNTGKGYSVRRGIEEANGEYILFSDADLAVRPEHICLIIKELKEGVDIVIGSRAAKGAEIETSQPKLREGVGRFFNSIVKGFITHDFLDTQCGFKGFKANVAKTICKEQTLYGYCFDIELLLLAQKNRYTVKEVPVIWNDKEGSKLSIADAPNILMELIKLKINKKRGRYNKRNGD